The sequence GGCAACAAACGACGCGCATCGAGACCGCGTGGCCACGATGTGTGGCTACCGGGACGCCGTGCCCGTACCTGCCGAGCCGTTTACGATGTGGGTGATCGAGGACCGCTTCGCGGCCGGGCGCCCGCGGTGGGAAGCCGGTGGGGCCATCTTCTCCACCGAGGTGGATCGCTACGAGCAGATGAAGCTGCGCCTTCTCAACGGAACCCACTCCCTGATCGCCTACCTCGGCGCCCTCAGCGGTGCTGAGACGATCCCGGCGAGTGTCGGGCAGGCGGCTGTGGCGGACGCAGCGCACCGGGTTCTCACCGGGGAGTACTTACCCAGCGTGGATCTCCCCGGCGGCGTCATCGCTGCCGACTATGAACGCGCCCTGTTCGGACGCTGGAGCAACACGGCCCTGGGACACAGAACGAGTCAGGTGGGCTCGGACGGGTCGGTGAAGCTGCCGCAGCGGGTGTGCACGCCGGCGCTGCAGGCGCTCGGCGAGGGCGTGATGCCGCAGCACCTGGCCCTGTCCGTGGCCGGCTATCTCGCCTGCATCGCTCCCTTGGACGGATTCGACCCTGGCCCACACGCGCACGCGATGAGCGATCCAGCACGCCCGGCACTTGGCGCACTAGCCGCTCGGAGCACCGACGGCCGCACCATGGCCCGGGCGGTCTTCGAGTCCGAGGAGATCTTTCCGAGCGAGCTCGCGGCCCAAGGGGACTTCGTGGCGCGCGTCGGCGAGTACGTCGACATCATCAGCACAGCCGGGGTGGCGTCGGCGATCGACGAGGCAGCTCTTACCCACCAGCCAACCACCCGAGCGTAACTCGCCCGGCTGAACGAACAACTGCGCCCTCTTCCACTCACCGACATACCAATCACCGAACGATGAAGGATCAACGATGAAGAAGTACATGCCAGTCGCCGTCGCCGGCGGCCTTTCCCTCGCACTCG is a genomic window of Ruania zhangjianzhongii containing:
- a CDS encoding mannitol dehydrogenase family protein: MTTTGEHTLPTLGRDVALERGMAGTAAPSPGILHLGYGNFHRAHQAVYTNAAVQSHGGDWGIVGVANSSREVVYAVESQDHLYTVVTIAPERTEFQVPRVLAETLVAAQQADRVVAQIAAAEIKIVTLTVTEHGYTFEPSTGGIDLANPLVQHDLQVVDQPRTSIGQIVRGLQARMRASGAPISILSCDNLGGNGDRTRDIVTDFIDHLPGDQARDLLTWVESQVTFPNSMVDRIVPATNDAHRDRVATMCGYRDAVPVPAEPFTMWVIEDRFAAGRPRWEAGGAIFSTEVDRYEQMKLRLLNGTHSLIAYLGALSGAETIPASVGQAAVADAAHRVLTGEYLPSVDLPGGVIAADYERALFGRWSNTALGHRTSQVGSDGSVKLPQRVCTPALQALGEGVMPQHLALSVAGYLACIAPLDGFDPGPHAHAMSDPARPALGALAARSTDGRTMARAVFESEEIFPSELAAQGDFVARVGEYVDIISTAGVASAIDEAALTHQPTTRA